The window TTCACCAATGTGCGAATGCGGCCCTGGAAGATCAGATAGGCGGTCCCGTATTCCGGGATGAACGCCCATTCGTGCGTGAAATTGCGAAAGATGTTCCCGATGAAGCTGGCAAAGACATACAGCACCGAGTAGCTATACAGGCCCGATAGCACCGCGTAGATGGCATAGCCGACGCGCCTCCGCTTGGGCACATACGGTACCTCGACCGGCAGCCGCCACACGTTCTTCTTCACCCACGAGGACAGGTACACGGTCGAGGCTTCCTTCAGGTCGGCGATCCCCAGGATCTCGCAGAGCATGTAGTAGCCGTCGAGTTTCATCAGCGGGTTCCAGTTGATCAGGATCACCGCGATGCCGGTAAAGAGGATGATGAGGTACGAAAGGTCGTGGATGGCCGTGCCCGGCGCCGTGCCCCACCACAGGGGCGTGGCGATGGCGCAGATGATCAGCTCCGACCAGACGCCGGACACCGCGATCATCAGGCGCTGGTGCTGATTTCCCAGCACCTCGCCCTCGGTCGTATCGGTGTAAAAGGCCGGCGTCAGGTACAGCAGGAGGAAGCCCATCGCGGGCACTTTGGCGCCGTAATGCTTGCAGGTGAATCCATGGGCCATCTCGTGCACGCAGAGCAGGGAAGCGCCGACGATCCAGAAGACCGCGACATCGAACCAAGTCTTGTTATTGAAGTTGTAGAACTGGAAGGTGTCGTGCCCGATCTCGCTCCAGTGGGTCACGAACACCCAGATGGTGAAGGCGAACGCGGCCAGGGTCAGGGCGGTAAACCACCAGGTAAAGATGAAGCTCAGGTGCTTGTAGAGCCAGGTGAGAAAGGCATCGGGATTGATGGCGGGGAACTTGATGGTCGATAGGTCGCCCCAGCGGCTCTTTTCTCTCAGCAGTTTGCGCCGCTCTTCGGCGCTCTTCTGCATCAGCTTGATGTTTTTTTCCTGGGGCGTCTTGTACCAGAAATTCATCGCCTCCACGCCGTCGGCGAACTCACGGACGACGTCGGCGGAATACAGCACTCCAGTCTTCTGCGAGAACAGATCGGCGATCTCCTCGTAGGAGCGCTCTCCATTGAACATTTCGATGAGCTGCCAGTTCTCGGGAGGGAAGGAGTACATCGCGTCCACGCCGGGAACGACGGCCTTGACGACCCGTTCCCCTTCCTCAATGTGTTCCTTGAAAACGACGTCGGGCGGGATCCGCGGGTAACGCTCCGCCATCCGCTTGGCGGGTAATTCAGGCAGAGCAACCTCGAGGGCGCGGGTGATGTTCATGGCCGCGAATCGATGCGCACGTTCACCGACATTCCGGGCTTGAGTTCTTTGCCCGGATTCACCACCTCCGCCAGGACCTCGATCGTGCCGCTGGAGGGATCGACCACCGGGCTGATCTCGATGACCTTCGCCCTCTGCTTGAGCTCCGGCGCGCCCGTGCTCATGAGCGAAAGCTCCTGGCCTTTCTTCATGGTCGCGATGAACCTCTCCGGCAGGGTGAACTTCACGCGCAGGGGACTGGTCGCCGTCACCCAGAAGATGCGGTCGCCGACCGCGACCTTCTGCCCCGCCCGCACGTAGCGGCGCGCCACCAGGCCATCAAATGGGGCGCGGATGCGGGTTTTTTCCAGCTCGAGCTCCAGGGACCGCTCCGTAGCCCGCGAGCCGACCAGCAGCTCTTCGACGCGCTTGATGTCCCATTGATCGGACTCCGCCTTGTACTTGGCGTGGTCGAGCTGTTCTTTGGTGATGAGCTGCGCGTCCCACATCTTCTGGGCGCGCACGTAGTCCGAGTGCAGGACCTCAGCTTCGGCCCTCCAGTTCTTGAGGTCAGCTTCGGTGCTGCGGGTCTTGGCGCGGGCCGCATCCAGGTCGGAAGAAATCTGCCGGTCGTCGAGCAGGGCCAGCACCTGGCCGGCCTTGACCGCGGCGCCTGCTTCGGCGGAAATCTTGGCCACGATCCCTTCCCGCTGCGCCGCCACATCGACCTGGTTCTCGACCACCAGTGGCCCGGAGGCAACAAACTCGGTTTCCTGCAGGGCGCGGGCGGACGCTGCCGGCGCCGCCGCCGACACTGTCGACGCCGGCGCGGCCGATTTCGATTGCTCGCAGCCCGCCAGGAGAGTTGCCCCGACCGCGGCCAGTCCAAACGCCAGAACCCGTCTCATCCCAGCCTCCCCTTACCAGCCGAACCAGTACCAGATCTTGGAATACAGCCACAGCGCCATCCCCCGGAAGAGCACATATCCCGAGGGGCGCCAGCCCACCGTGACCTTGCCCCGTCCTTGCATCCCCGAACGGATGGCGCCGTCTTCGTTGGGCAAGCTCACGCGCGCGAAGAACACCCGCGACTCGCCTTGCACTTCGCCCTTCGGACTGACAATGTCGACCGCACCCCGGAAAGTGTGCGTGGGATAGAAGTTCAGCTTGATGGCGGCCGATGACCCGGCCTGCAGCAGTCCCGCCTGGTCGTCATCGACCGCGATGTCCACCACCGCGTGCGAGGCGTCGACCACTTCCGCGAACGAGTCGCCGAACTGGAGTCGCCGTCCCACCGAGTTCTCGATGTGGGGAGTGGCTACCACCCCGTCGATCGGGGAGCGCAGCTTGGTCTTGTCCAGCAGCTCCTGAGCTCGCGCTACTTCGGATCGCCAGTAGTCCGCCTGCACCTTCTGGATCCCGGCCTCAGTGCCGTCATTCGTTGCCAGAGCCCGGTTCATCAGCAATTGCGCGCTCTCGTATTTCGCCTTCGCTGCGGACAGAGCGGCCCGGTAATCCCAGTCCGCCACCTCGGCCAGGATGGTGTTGCGGGCTACGTGATCGCCCTCGCGGACATATACCTTCTGGACGACGCCCTCGACCTCCGGCTGGATCTGCACGCGATGGGCCGGAGCAACGATCACATCTCCGTCGACCCGCATGGGGATGGGGATCACGACCAGGAAAACCGCGATCGCGATGGCGGCGATGTA of the Terriglobales bacterium genome contains:
- a CDS encoding HlyD family efflux transporter periplasmic adaptor subunit, with translation MNITRALEVALPELPAKRMAERYPRIPPDVVFKEHIEEGERVVKAVVPGVDAMYSFPPENWQLIEMFNGERSYEEIADLFSQKTGVLYSADVVREFADGVEAMNFWYKTPQEKNIKLMQKSAEERRKLLREKSRWGDLSTIKFPAINPDAFLTWLYKHLSFIFTWWFTALTLAAFAFTIWVFVTHWSEIGHDTFQFYNFNNKTWFDVAVFWIVGASLLCVHEMAHGFTCKHYGAKVPAMGFLLLYLTPAFYTDTTEGEVLGNQHQRLMIAVSGVWSELIICAIATPLWWGTAPGTAIHDLSYLIILFTGIAVILINWNPLMKLDGYYMLCEILGIADLKEASTVYLSSWVKKNVWRLPVEVPYVPKRRRVGYAIYAVLSGLYSYSVLYVFASFIGNIFRNFTHEWAFIPEYGTAYLIFQGRIRTLVNFMKFVYLDKKDRIRRWFAGERKWAAAAAAAVLLLAPIWHESAQGRFVLEPENMAVIRTMVPGIVTQVDASEGQAVRPGAPLFRLRNLQVESKLARTSAGYLMAAARKNAAVFQNADYGVAERERQAMQDQTHTFQREADDLRLEAPIGGVVLTPRTTDWLGAYVAAGTELAQVGETGRLRARIYVSEHDMKRFGANASAKLHVDGMFRKWDAQSVSVSPVSSEIAPNLMDLSKFAGMKAPNFYVVSLLVNNSDGRLFPGMIGTARIYGRRRSVAAFALQAVADFVGRKIW
- a CDS encoding efflux RND transporter periplasmic adaptor subunit — protein: MRRVLAFGLAAVGATLLAGCEQSKSAAPASTVSAAAPAASARALQETEFVASGPLVVENQVDVAAQREGIVAKISAEAGAAVKAGQVLALLDDRQISSDLDAARAKTRSTEADLKNWRAEAEVLHSDYVRAQKMWDAQLITKEQLDHAKYKAESDQWDIKRVEELLVGSRATERSLELELEKTRIRAPFDGLVARRYVRAGQKVAVGDRIFWVTATSPLRVKFTLPERFIATMKKGQELSLMSTGAPELKQRAKVIEISPVVDPSSGTIEVLAEVVNPGKELKPGMSVNVRIDSRP